One Vespa velutina chromosome 12, iVesVel2.1, whole genome shotgun sequence DNA window includes the following coding sequences:
- the LOC124953286 gene encoding glutaminase liver isoform, mitochondrial isoform X8, with translation MLKIVKAGCTGFKRLHTSSKKQLQPLPTSKKLRSLRYMDVTFGNGLELERAQTREYSFIHDSHYMYTKDQDHASNAEDVLFDMFKNEETGLLSVGKFLAALRATGLRKNDPRLQEFSDNLKKEHSKSGGHEGVSYETQRLDREQFRRIVNPNIVLISRAFRHQFIIPDWQGFTKHIEDFYWKCKSNTEGKVASYIPQLARMSPDYWGVSVCTIDGQRFSIGDTSIPFTLQSCSKPLTYAIALDRLGQEVVHQYVGQEPSGRNFNELVLDYNKKPHNPMINAGAILVCSLLKSLIKPEMTLAEKFDFTMNYFKRLAGDENFSFNNAVFLSEREAADRNYALGFYMREHKCYPDKTNLREIMDFYFQCCSMEANCETMAVMAATLANGGICPITEEKVLKPDSVRDVLSLMHSCGMYDYSGQFAFKVGIPAKSGVSGSLLVVIPNVMGICTWSPPLDLLGNSCRGVQFCEELVTEFNFHRYDNLKHATNKKDPRRHKYETKGLSIVNLLFSAASGDVPAMRRHRLSGMDMTLSDYDGRTALHLAASEGHLDCVEFLIEQCNVPHDPKDRWGKRPIDEAKNFGHMQVVEYLNNYALVHKTESEHVENKENEVNEEKSSEKIGQSPLP, from the exons ATGCTCAAAATCGTGAAAGCCGGCTGTACCGGCTTTAAGAGACTTCATACAAGCAGCAAG AAACAGCTGCAACCTTTGCCTACATCGAAGAAGTTGAGATCGTTGAGATACATGGATGTTACTTTTGGAAATGGCTTAGAATTAGAACGAGCTCAGACACG cGAATACAGCTTCATTCATGACAGTCATTACATGTA cACGAAAGATCAAGATCATGCATCAAATGCTGAAGATGTACTCTTTGATATGTTCAAAAATGAGGAAACTGGTCTTCTCTCGGTTGGCAAGTTTCTCGCT GCTTTGAGGGCGACCggtttaagaaaaaatgatcCTCGACTTCAAGAATTTTCGGACAATTTGAAGAAGGAACATTCGAAAAGTGGAGGACACGAAGGTGTGTCATACGAGACGCAGAGATTAGACAGGGAACAATTTAGAAG AATCGTAAATCCGAACATAGTGTTAATATCACGAGCATTCAGGCATCAGTTCATTATACCAGATTGGCAAGGTTTCACAAAACACATAGAAGATTTTTATTGGAAATGTAAATCGAATACAGAGGGCAAGGTTGCTTCGTACATTCCACAGTTAGCAAGAATGAGCCCGGATTATTGGGGAGTCTCAGTTTGTACGATAGATGGTCAAAGGTTCAGTATCGGAGATACCTCAATTCCATTTACGTTACAAAGTTGCAGTAAACCATTGACATACGCGATAGCTTTGGATAGGCTAGGACAAGAAGTCGTTCATCAGTATGTTGGTCAAGAACCATCGGGAAGGAATTTCAACGAGCTCGTTTTGGATTACAATA AAAAACCGCATAATCCGATGATCAATGCCGGCGCTATATTAGTTTGCTCGCTCTTGAAGTCTCTCATAAAACCCGAAATGACATTGGCGGAGAAGTTCGATTTTactatgaattatttcaagaGATTGGCAGGAGACGAAAATTTTAGTTTCAACAATGCAGTTTTCTTGTCGGAACGTGAAGCTGCCGATAGAAATTATGCTCTCGGCTTTTACATGAGAGAACACAAGTGTTACCCAGATAAAACGAATCTCCGTGAGATCATGGACTTTTACTTTCAA TGCTGTTCAATGGAAGCAAATTGTGAAACTATGGCCGTAATGGCGGCGACATTAGCGAACGGTGGTATATGTCCTATTACTGAAGAGAAGGTCCTTAAACCGGATAGCGTTCGAGATGTACTTAGTCTGATGCATAGTTGTGGAATGTATGATTACAGTGGTCAATTTGCATTCAAg gTTGGAATACCAGCAAAATCTGGAGTATCTGGAAGTCTCCTTGTAGTTATACCAAATGTGATGGGTATCTGCACGTGGTCACCACCTTTAGATCTTCTTGGCAATTCTTGCCGAGGCGTACAATTTTGCGAAGAACTCGTGACCGAGTTTAATTTCCATAG GTACGATAATCTGAAGCACGCGACCAACAAGAAAGATCCGAGAAGGCACAAGTACGAAACGAAGGGCCTATCCATAGTCAATCTTCTCTTCAGTGCTGCCAGTGGTGATGTTCCTGCAATGAGAAG ACATCGATTGAGTGGTATGGACATGACATTGTCCGATTATGACGGAAGGACAGCTTTACATTTGGCCGCTAGCGAAGGTCATTTGGATTGCGTTGAATTCCTGATCGAACAATGCAACGTACCTCATGATCCTAAAGACAG atggGGTAAACGACCAATAGATGAGGCGAAAAATTTCGGTCACATGCAGGTCGtagaatatttaaacaattatgcGCTTGTACACAAAACCGAAAGCGAGCACgtggaaaataaagagaacgaaGTGAATGAGGAAAAGTCTTCTGAAAAGATTGGCCAGTCACCATTACCGTAA
- the LOC124953286 gene encoding glutaminase liver isoform, mitochondrial isoform X6 yields the protein MLKIVKAGCTGFKRLHTSSKKQLQPLPTSKKLRSLRYMDVTFGNGLELERAQTREYSFIHDSHYMYTKDQDHASNAEDVLFDMFKNEETGLLSVGKFLAALRATGLRKNDPRLQEFSDNLKKEHSKSGGHEGVSYETQRLDREQFRRIVNPNIVLISRAFRHQFIIPDWQGFTKHIEDFYWKCKSNTEGKVASYIPQLARMSPDYWGVSVCTIDGQRFSIGDTSIPFTLQSCSKPLTYAIALDRLGQEVVHQYVGQEPSGRNFNELVLDYNKKPHNPMINAGAILVCSLLKSLIKPEMTLAEKFDFTMNYFKRLAGDENFSFNNAVFLSEREAADRNYALGFYMREHKCYPDKTNLREIMDFYFQCCSMEANCETMAVMAATLANGGICPITEEKVLKPDSVRDVLSLMHSCGMYDYSGQFAFKVGIPAKSGVSGSLLVVIPNVMGICTWSPPLDLLGNSCRGVQFCEELVTEFNFHSSYYDHRYDNLKHATNKKDPRRHKYETKGLSIVNLLFSAASGDVPAMRRHRLSGMDMTLSDYDGRTALHLAASEGHLDCVEFLIEQCNVPHDPKDRWGKRPIDEAKNFGHMQVVEYLNNYALVHKTESEHVENKENEVNEEKSSEKIGQSPLP from the exons ATGCTCAAAATCGTGAAAGCCGGCTGTACCGGCTTTAAGAGACTTCATACAAGCAGCAAG AAACAGCTGCAACCTTTGCCTACATCGAAGAAGTTGAGATCGTTGAGATACATGGATGTTACTTTTGGAAATGGCTTAGAATTAGAACGAGCTCAGACACG cGAATACAGCTTCATTCATGACAGTCATTACATGTA cACGAAAGATCAAGATCATGCATCAAATGCTGAAGATGTACTCTTTGATATGTTCAAAAATGAGGAAACTGGTCTTCTCTCGGTTGGCAAGTTTCTCGCT GCTTTGAGGGCGACCggtttaagaaaaaatgatcCTCGACTTCAAGAATTTTCGGACAATTTGAAGAAGGAACATTCGAAAAGTGGAGGACACGAAGGTGTGTCATACGAGACGCAGAGATTAGACAGGGAACAATTTAGAAG AATCGTAAATCCGAACATAGTGTTAATATCACGAGCATTCAGGCATCAGTTCATTATACCAGATTGGCAAGGTTTCACAAAACACATAGAAGATTTTTATTGGAAATGTAAATCGAATACAGAGGGCAAGGTTGCTTCGTACATTCCACAGTTAGCAAGAATGAGCCCGGATTATTGGGGAGTCTCAGTTTGTACGATAGATGGTCAAAGGTTCAGTATCGGAGATACCTCAATTCCATTTACGTTACAAAGTTGCAGTAAACCATTGACATACGCGATAGCTTTGGATAGGCTAGGACAAGAAGTCGTTCATCAGTATGTTGGTCAAGAACCATCGGGAAGGAATTTCAACGAGCTCGTTTTGGATTACAATA AAAAACCGCATAATCCGATGATCAATGCCGGCGCTATATTAGTTTGCTCGCTCTTGAAGTCTCTCATAAAACCCGAAATGACATTGGCGGAGAAGTTCGATTTTactatgaattatttcaagaGATTGGCAGGAGACGAAAATTTTAGTTTCAACAATGCAGTTTTCTTGTCGGAACGTGAAGCTGCCGATAGAAATTATGCTCTCGGCTTTTACATGAGAGAACACAAGTGTTACCCAGATAAAACGAATCTCCGTGAGATCATGGACTTTTACTTTCAA TGCTGTTCAATGGAAGCAAATTGTGAAACTATGGCCGTAATGGCGGCGACATTAGCGAACGGTGGTATATGTCCTATTACTGAAGAGAAGGTCCTTAAACCGGATAGCGTTCGAGATGTACTTAGTCTGATGCATAGTTGTGGAATGTATGATTACAGTGGTCAATTTGCATTCAAg gTTGGAATACCAGCAAAATCTGGAGTATCTGGAAGTCTCCTTGTAGTTATACCAAATGTGATGGGTATCTGCACGTGGTCACCACCTTTAGATCTTCTTGGCAATTCTTGCCGAGGCGTACAATTTTGCGAAGAACTCGTGACCGAGTTTAATTTCCATAG TAGCTACTATGATCATAGGTACGATAATCTGAAGCACGCGACCAACAAGAAAGATCCGAGAAGGCACAAGTACGAAACGAAGGGCCTATCCATAGTCAATCTTCTCTTCAGTGCTGCCAGTGGTGATGTTCCTGCAATGAGAAG ACATCGATTGAGTGGTATGGACATGACATTGTCCGATTATGACGGAAGGACAGCTTTACATTTGGCCGCTAGCGAAGGTCATTTGGATTGCGTTGAATTCCTGATCGAACAATGCAACGTACCTCATGATCCTAAAGACAG atggGGTAAACGACCAATAGATGAGGCGAAAAATTTCGGTCACATGCAGGTCGtagaatatttaaacaattatgcGCTTGTACACAAAACCGAAAGCGAGCACgtggaaaataaagagaacgaaGTGAATGAGGAAAAGTCTTCTGAAAAGATTGGCCAGTCACCATTACCGTAA
- the LOC124953286 gene encoding glutaminase kidney isoform, mitochondrial isoform X9, with protein sequence MLKIVKAGCTGFKRLHTSSKKQLQPLPTSKKLRSLRYMDVTFGNGLELERAQTRTKDQDHASNAEDVLFDMFKNEETGLLSVGKFLAALRATGLRKNDPRLQEFSDNLKKEHSKSGGHEGVSYETQRLDREQFRRIVNPNIVLISRAFRHQFIIPDWQGFTKHIEDFYWKCKSNTEGKVASYIPQLARMSPDYWGVSVCTIDGQRFSIGDTSIPFTLQSCSKPLTYAIALDRLGQEVVHQYVGQEPSGRNFNELVLDYNKKPHNPMINAGAILVCSLLKSLIKPEMTLAEKFDFTMNYFKRLAGDENFSFNNAVFLSEREAADRNYALGFYMREHKCYPDKTNLREIMDFYFQCCSMEANCETMAVMAATLANGGICPITEEKVLKPDSVRDVLSLMHSCGMYDYSGQFAFKVGIPAKSGVSGSLLVVIPNVMGICTWSPPLDLLGNSCRGVQFCEELVTEFNFHSSYYDHRYDNLKHATNKKDPRRHKYETKGLSIVNLLFSAASGDVPAMRRHRLSGMDMTLSDYDGRTALHLAASEGHLDCVEFLIEQCNVPHDPKDRWGKRPIDEAKNFGHMQVVEYLNNYALVHKTESEHVENKENEVNEEKSSEKIGQSPLP encoded by the exons ATGCTCAAAATCGTGAAAGCCGGCTGTACCGGCTTTAAGAGACTTCATACAAGCAGCAAG AAACAGCTGCAACCTTTGCCTACATCGAAGAAGTTGAGATCGTTGAGATACATGGATGTTACTTTTGGAAATGGCTTAGAATTAGAACGAGCTCAGACACG cACGAAAGATCAAGATCATGCATCAAATGCTGAAGATGTACTCTTTGATATGTTCAAAAATGAGGAAACTGGTCTTCTCTCGGTTGGCAAGTTTCTCGCT GCTTTGAGGGCGACCggtttaagaaaaaatgatcCTCGACTTCAAGAATTTTCGGACAATTTGAAGAAGGAACATTCGAAAAGTGGAGGACACGAAGGTGTGTCATACGAGACGCAGAGATTAGACAGGGAACAATTTAGAAG AATCGTAAATCCGAACATAGTGTTAATATCACGAGCATTCAGGCATCAGTTCATTATACCAGATTGGCAAGGTTTCACAAAACACATAGAAGATTTTTATTGGAAATGTAAATCGAATACAGAGGGCAAGGTTGCTTCGTACATTCCACAGTTAGCAAGAATGAGCCCGGATTATTGGGGAGTCTCAGTTTGTACGATAGATGGTCAAAGGTTCAGTATCGGAGATACCTCAATTCCATTTACGTTACAAAGTTGCAGTAAACCATTGACATACGCGATAGCTTTGGATAGGCTAGGACAAGAAGTCGTTCATCAGTATGTTGGTCAAGAACCATCGGGAAGGAATTTCAACGAGCTCGTTTTGGATTACAATA AAAAACCGCATAATCCGATGATCAATGCCGGCGCTATATTAGTTTGCTCGCTCTTGAAGTCTCTCATAAAACCCGAAATGACATTGGCGGAGAAGTTCGATTTTactatgaattatttcaagaGATTGGCAGGAGACGAAAATTTTAGTTTCAACAATGCAGTTTTCTTGTCGGAACGTGAAGCTGCCGATAGAAATTATGCTCTCGGCTTTTACATGAGAGAACACAAGTGTTACCCAGATAAAACGAATCTCCGTGAGATCATGGACTTTTACTTTCAA TGCTGTTCAATGGAAGCAAATTGTGAAACTATGGCCGTAATGGCGGCGACATTAGCGAACGGTGGTATATGTCCTATTACTGAAGAGAAGGTCCTTAAACCGGATAGCGTTCGAGATGTACTTAGTCTGATGCATAGTTGTGGAATGTATGATTACAGTGGTCAATTTGCATTCAAg gTTGGAATACCAGCAAAATCTGGAGTATCTGGAAGTCTCCTTGTAGTTATACCAAATGTGATGGGTATCTGCACGTGGTCACCACCTTTAGATCTTCTTGGCAATTCTTGCCGAGGCGTACAATTTTGCGAAGAACTCGTGACCGAGTTTAATTTCCATAG TAGCTACTATGATCATAGGTACGATAATCTGAAGCACGCGACCAACAAGAAAGATCCGAGAAGGCACAAGTACGAAACGAAGGGCCTATCCATAGTCAATCTTCTCTTCAGTGCTGCCAGTGGTGATGTTCCTGCAATGAGAAG ACATCGATTGAGTGGTATGGACATGACATTGTCCGATTATGACGGAAGGACAGCTTTACATTTGGCCGCTAGCGAAGGTCATTTGGATTGCGTTGAATTCCTGATCGAACAATGCAACGTACCTCATGATCCTAAAGACAG atggGGTAAACGACCAATAGATGAGGCGAAAAATTTCGGTCACATGCAGGTCGtagaatatttaaacaattatgcGCTTGTACACAAAACCGAAAGCGAGCACgtggaaaataaagagaacgaaGTGAATGAGGAAAAGTCTTCTGAAAAGATTGGCCAGTCACCATTACCGTAA
- the LOC124953286 gene encoding glutaminase liver isoform, mitochondrial isoform X7 produces the protein MLKIVKAGCTGFKRLHTSSKLQPLPTSKKLRSLRYMDVTFGNGLELERAQTREYSFIHDSHYMYTKDQDHASNAEDVLFDMFKNEETGLLSVGKFLAALRATGLRKNDPRLQEFSDNLKKEHSKSGGHEGVSYETQRLDREQFRRIVNPNIVLISRAFRHQFIIPDWQGFTKHIEDFYWKCKSNTEGKVASYIPQLARMSPDYWGVSVCTIDGQRFSIGDTSIPFTLQSCSKPLTYAIALDRLGQEVVHQYVGQEPSGRNFNELVLDYNKKPHNPMINAGAILVCSLLKSLIKPEMTLAEKFDFTMNYFKRLAGDENFSFNNAVFLSEREAADRNYALGFYMREHKCYPDKTNLREIMDFYFQCCSMEANCETMAVMAATLANGGICPITEEKVLKPDSVRDVLSLMHSCGMYDYSGQFAFKVGIPAKSGVSGSLLVVIPNVMGICTWSPPLDLLGNSCRGVQFCEELVTEFNFHSSYYDHRYDNLKHATNKKDPRRHKYETKGLSIVNLLFSAASGDVPAMRRHRLSGMDMTLSDYDGRTALHLAASEGHLDCVEFLIEQCNVPHDPKDRWGKRPIDEAKNFGHMQVVEYLNNYALVHKTESEHVENKENEVNEEKSSEKIGQSPLP, from the exons ATGCTCAAAATCGTGAAAGCCGGCTGTACCGGCTTTAAGAGACTTCATACAAGCAGCAAG CTGCAACCTTTGCCTACATCGAAGAAGTTGAGATCGTTGAGATACATGGATGTTACTTTTGGAAATGGCTTAGAATTAGAACGAGCTCAGACACG cGAATACAGCTTCATTCATGACAGTCATTACATGTA cACGAAAGATCAAGATCATGCATCAAATGCTGAAGATGTACTCTTTGATATGTTCAAAAATGAGGAAACTGGTCTTCTCTCGGTTGGCAAGTTTCTCGCT GCTTTGAGGGCGACCggtttaagaaaaaatgatcCTCGACTTCAAGAATTTTCGGACAATTTGAAGAAGGAACATTCGAAAAGTGGAGGACACGAAGGTGTGTCATACGAGACGCAGAGATTAGACAGGGAACAATTTAGAAG AATCGTAAATCCGAACATAGTGTTAATATCACGAGCATTCAGGCATCAGTTCATTATACCAGATTGGCAAGGTTTCACAAAACACATAGAAGATTTTTATTGGAAATGTAAATCGAATACAGAGGGCAAGGTTGCTTCGTACATTCCACAGTTAGCAAGAATGAGCCCGGATTATTGGGGAGTCTCAGTTTGTACGATAGATGGTCAAAGGTTCAGTATCGGAGATACCTCAATTCCATTTACGTTACAAAGTTGCAGTAAACCATTGACATACGCGATAGCTTTGGATAGGCTAGGACAAGAAGTCGTTCATCAGTATGTTGGTCAAGAACCATCGGGAAGGAATTTCAACGAGCTCGTTTTGGATTACAATA AAAAACCGCATAATCCGATGATCAATGCCGGCGCTATATTAGTTTGCTCGCTCTTGAAGTCTCTCATAAAACCCGAAATGACATTGGCGGAGAAGTTCGATTTTactatgaattatttcaagaGATTGGCAGGAGACGAAAATTTTAGTTTCAACAATGCAGTTTTCTTGTCGGAACGTGAAGCTGCCGATAGAAATTATGCTCTCGGCTTTTACATGAGAGAACACAAGTGTTACCCAGATAAAACGAATCTCCGTGAGATCATGGACTTTTACTTTCAA TGCTGTTCAATGGAAGCAAATTGTGAAACTATGGCCGTAATGGCGGCGACATTAGCGAACGGTGGTATATGTCCTATTACTGAAGAGAAGGTCCTTAAACCGGATAGCGTTCGAGATGTACTTAGTCTGATGCATAGTTGTGGAATGTATGATTACAGTGGTCAATTTGCATTCAAg gTTGGAATACCAGCAAAATCTGGAGTATCTGGAAGTCTCCTTGTAGTTATACCAAATGTGATGGGTATCTGCACGTGGTCACCACCTTTAGATCTTCTTGGCAATTCTTGCCGAGGCGTACAATTTTGCGAAGAACTCGTGACCGAGTTTAATTTCCATAG TAGCTACTATGATCATAGGTACGATAATCTGAAGCACGCGACCAACAAGAAAGATCCGAGAAGGCACAAGTACGAAACGAAGGGCCTATCCATAGTCAATCTTCTCTTCAGTGCTGCCAGTGGTGATGTTCCTGCAATGAGAAG ACATCGATTGAGTGGTATGGACATGACATTGTCCGATTATGACGGAAGGACAGCTTTACATTTGGCCGCTAGCGAAGGTCATTTGGATTGCGTTGAATTCCTGATCGAACAATGCAACGTACCTCATGATCCTAAAGACAG atggGGTAAACGACCAATAGATGAGGCGAAAAATTTCGGTCACATGCAGGTCGtagaatatttaaacaattatgcGCTTGTACACAAAACCGAAAGCGAGCACgtggaaaataaagagaacgaaGTGAATGAGGAAAAGTCTTCTGAAAAGATTGGCCAGTCACCATTACCGTAA
- the LOC124953286 gene encoding glutaminase kidney isoform, mitochondrial isoform X10: MLKIVKAGCTGFKRLHTSSKLQPLPTSKKLRSLRYMDVTFGNGLELERAQTRTKDQDHASNAEDVLFDMFKNEETGLLSVGKFLAALRATGLRKNDPRLQEFSDNLKKEHSKSGGHEGVSYETQRLDREQFRRIVNPNIVLISRAFRHQFIIPDWQGFTKHIEDFYWKCKSNTEGKVASYIPQLARMSPDYWGVSVCTIDGQRFSIGDTSIPFTLQSCSKPLTYAIALDRLGQEVVHQYVGQEPSGRNFNELVLDYNKKPHNPMINAGAILVCSLLKSLIKPEMTLAEKFDFTMNYFKRLAGDENFSFNNAVFLSEREAADRNYALGFYMREHKCYPDKTNLREIMDFYFQCCSMEANCETMAVMAATLANGGICPITEEKVLKPDSVRDVLSLMHSCGMYDYSGQFAFKVGIPAKSGVSGSLLVVIPNVMGICTWSPPLDLLGNSCRGVQFCEELVTEFNFHSSYYDHRYDNLKHATNKKDPRRHKYETKGLSIVNLLFSAASGDVPAMRRHRLSGMDMTLSDYDGRTALHLAASEGHLDCVEFLIEQCNVPHDPKDRWGKRPIDEAKNFGHMQVVEYLNNYALVHKTESEHVENKENEVNEEKSSEKIGQSPLP, translated from the exons ATGCTCAAAATCGTGAAAGCCGGCTGTACCGGCTTTAAGAGACTTCATACAAGCAGCAAG CTGCAACCTTTGCCTACATCGAAGAAGTTGAGATCGTTGAGATACATGGATGTTACTTTTGGAAATGGCTTAGAATTAGAACGAGCTCAGACACG cACGAAAGATCAAGATCATGCATCAAATGCTGAAGATGTACTCTTTGATATGTTCAAAAATGAGGAAACTGGTCTTCTCTCGGTTGGCAAGTTTCTCGCT GCTTTGAGGGCGACCggtttaagaaaaaatgatcCTCGACTTCAAGAATTTTCGGACAATTTGAAGAAGGAACATTCGAAAAGTGGAGGACACGAAGGTGTGTCATACGAGACGCAGAGATTAGACAGGGAACAATTTAGAAG AATCGTAAATCCGAACATAGTGTTAATATCACGAGCATTCAGGCATCAGTTCATTATACCAGATTGGCAAGGTTTCACAAAACACATAGAAGATTTTTATTGGAAATGTAAATCGAATACAGAGGGCAAGGTTGCTTCGTACATTCCACAGTTAGCAAGAATGAGCCCGGATTATTGGGGAGTCTCAGTTTGTACGATAGATGGTCAAAGGTTCAGTATCGGAGATACCTCAATTCCATTTACGTTACAAAGTTGCAGTAAACCATTGACATACGCGATAGCTTTGGATAGGCTAGGACAAGAAGTCGTTCATCAGTATGTTGGTCAAGAACCATCGGGAAGGAATTTCAACGAGCTCGTTTTGGATTACAATA AAAAACCGCATAATCCGATGATCAATGCCGGCGCTATATTAGTTTGCTCGCTCTTGAAGTCTCTCATAAAACCCGAAATGACATTGGCGGAGAAGTTCGATTTTactatgaattatttcaagaGATTGGCAGGAGACGAAAATTTTAGTTTCAACAATGCAGTTTTCTTGTCGGAACGTGAAGCTGCCGATAGAAATTATGCTCTCGGCTTTTACATGAGAGAACACAAGTGTTACCCAGATAAAACGAATCTCCGTGAGATCATGGACTTTTACTTTCAA TGCTGTTCAATGGAAGCAAATTGTGAAACTATGGCCGTAATGGCGGCGACATTAGCGAACGGTGGTATATGTCCTATTACTGAAGAGAAGGTCCTTAAACCGGATAGCGTTCGAGATGTACTTAGTCTGATGCATAGTTGTGGAATGTATGATTACAGTGGTCAATTTGCATTCAAg gTTGGAATACCAGCAAAATCTGGAGTATCTGGAAGTCTCCTTGTAGTTATACCAAATGTGATGGGTATCTGCACGTGGTCACCACCTTTAGATCTTCTTGGCAATTCTTGCCGAGGCGTACAATTTTGCGAAGAACTCGTGACCGAGTTTAATTTCCATAG TAGCTACTATGATCATAGGTACGATAATCTGAAGCACGCGACCAACAAGAAAGATCCGAGAAGGCACAAGTACGAAACGAAGGGCCTATCCATAGTCAATCTTCTCTTCAGTGCTGCCAGTGGTGATGTTCCTGCAATGAGAAG ACATCGATTGAGTGGTATGGACATGACATTGTCCGATTATGACGGAAGGACAGCTTTACATTTGGCCGCTAGCGAAGGTCATTTGGATTGCGTTGAATTCCTGATCGAACAATGCAACGTACCTCATGATCCTAAAGACAG atggGGTAAACGACCAATAGATGAGGCGAAAAATTTCGGTCACATGCAGGTCGtagaatatttaaacaattatgcGCTTGTACACAAAACCGAAAGCGAGCACgtggaaaataaagagaacgaaGTGAATGAGGAAAAGTCTTCTGAAAAGATTGGCCAGTCACCATTACCGTAA